The following DNA comes from Oligoflexia bacterium.
CCCATTTGCTAGCATGGCAACAACAGCAGGCCTGTGAAGTTTCTGTGGCTTTTGTTGCTGAATCTACCATCCAACAACTTAATTTAGACTACAGACAAAAAAACAAGCCCACCGATGTGCTTTCTTTTGAGCAAAATGAAATTTTTGGAAAATACCATTGTTTAGGGGATATCATCATCTGTGTGCCCGTAGCCCAAGCTCAAGCTCAAGAAAAATCTGTAGCTTTACCTGATGAAATTAGGCTTTTGCTTACCCATGGATTTTTACATCTCTTAGGTTACGATCATGCTGAACCGGAAGAAGAAAAAATTATGTTTGCATTACAAGATGAACTGGTGCAAAAACTCAAGCAAACTGTTATAGCGTCTCATTAAAATGAAACTTAATTTAGCAAAAACTCCAGCCACTTATCTTATTTACGCTGTTTGTATTCTCTTATGGGTTTTTTCATTCCCCGTAGCCTTAGGCGGGCGTTTGATCAGCCCACCTTGGTTAAATGCTGTGTGTGTATTTTTTTATTTTTTATTTTTTCTAGCAAGTCTTGAAAATAAAGCGCCAAAAACAGCCTTTAAAATAGCTTTTACCTTAGCCTTTAGTGCCTATTACTTTATATTAAACTGGATTAGAATCTCCATGCATGACCATGCCGGTATGCCTTTATGGCAGGCACAAATTGCACTGATTATGGCCGCAAG
Coding sequences within:
- the ybeY gene encoding rRNA maturation RNase YbeY, which codes for MRNQHHVLTSSEHPDWEIFEHQAQFDLSHLLAWQQQQACEVSVAFVAESTIQQLNLDYRQKNKPTDVLSFEQNEIFGKYHCLGDIIICVPVAQAQAQEKSVALPDEIRLLLTHGFLHLLGYDHAEPEEEKIMFALQDELVQKLKQTVIASH